Proteins encoded by one window of Cellvibrio sp. KY-GH-1:
- a CDS encoding GNAT family N-acetyltransferase — MSVCEPSSTINESAFLLLSLEPARLALADRFYRSFGYKVKCAPQERVFVLSSPAGEWAGAARFVPQSSGHYWLRNLLVAPEYRGNGLASRLLNQVKPLLAPRGCYCFALPHLTDFYTRLTFERDPHHCPADIAAIHSRYRTRGRDWVLMGYQQT; from the coding sequence ATGTCTGTGTGCGAGCCTTCCTCAACCATTAACGAATCCGCATTTTTATTGTTATCGCTTGAGCCTGCGCGCCTCGCGCTGGCGGACCGTTTTTATCGTTCCTTTGGCTATAAGGTCAAATGCGCTCCTCAGGAGCGGGTATTTGTGTTGTCATCGCCCGCAGGGGAATGGGCTGGTGCTGCGCGCTTCGTTCCCCAGAGTTCCGGCCATTACTGGCTGCGCAATTTACTGGTGGCTCCCGAATATCGAGGAAATGGGTTGGCATCCCGCTTGCTGAATCAGGTTAAACCACTTCTCGCTCCACGGGGGTGTTATTGCTTTGCACTGCCACATTTGACTGATTTTTATACGCGCTTGACGTTTGAACGCGACCCACACCATTGCCCGGCCGATATTGCTGCTATTCATTCGCGCTACCGCACGCGCGGTCGCGATTGGGTATTGATGGGCTATCAACAGACCTGA
- the tpx gene encoding thiol peroxidase, producing the protein MATVTLKGNPFNTNGNLPAVGGKAPAFKLVKTDLSEVSSGDLVGKRVVLNIFPSVDTPTCAQSVRTFNAQASALENTVVICASQDLPFALARFCGAEGLDKVIPASAFRSAFASDYGVKLIDGPLTGLTARAVVVLDAEGKVLHTELVSEVAHEPNYDAALKALT; encoded by the coding sequence ATGGCAACAGTGACCCTCAAAGGAAACCCTTTCAATACCAACGGTAACCTGCCTGCAGTAGGCGGCAAGGCACCAGCGTTCAAACTGGTAAAAACCGACCTTTCCGAAGTTTCCTCTGGCGATCTGGTTGGCAAGCGTGTTGTGCTGAATATTTTCCCAAGTGTTGATACCCCTACCTGCGCTCAATCTGTTCGCACTTTTAATGCCCAAGCCAGCGCACTGGAAAACACCGTAGTAATTTGTGCTTCACAAGACTTGCCATTCGCACTGGCTCGCTTCTGCGGCGCTGAAGGCCTGGATAAAGTAATCCCGGCATCTGCATTCCGCTCTGCGTTCGCGTCTGATTACGGTGTAAAACTAATTGATGGCCCATTGACCGGGCTAACTGCCCGTGCAGTAGTGGTGCTGGATGCTGAAGGTAAAGTATTGCATACCGAGCTGGTCAGTGAAGTTGCGCACGAACCCAACTATGATGCCGCACTGAAAGCCTTGACGTAA
- the rnd gene encoding ribonuclease D produces the protein MLIPTEPIWIDRDDQLAELCANWRLQAAIAVDTEFMRSETFYPIAGLLQIGDGKGCYLIDPLAINNNAPLRELMLDPAVTKVLHSCSEDLEVFQRWLDVVPAPIFDTQIAAAFAGLGFSLGYSSLVKTLLAIEIPKDETRSDWLQRPLSVAQLKYAALDVAHMLVVYGKLLQLLKANERLEWVKSDCADLVANARKADDFLDAYQKVGFAWKLRPQELAVLRDLCIWREREARARNIPRNRLIKEPSLWEIARKKVQDLALLPKIPDIPSRTVKHDGETIVKIVVDALNSAEISWPARLDPPLAQSEGPLMKALKSFVREFAEQQQIPAEVLIRKKDYEFIVRSGMKGGTYQLPVRLQGWRFGLIGEGLLRLAQTQTLS, from the coding sequence ATGCTGATTCCAACTGAACCTATCTGGATTGATCGGGATGATCAATTAGCTGAGCTGTGCGCTAACTGGCGCCTGCAAGCGGCTATTGCTGTAGACACGGAATTTATGCGCAGCGAAACTTTTTATCCCATCGCTGGGCTGCTTCAAATTGGCGATGGAAAAGGTTGTTATTTAATTGACCCCTTGGCGATTAATAATAACGCGCCGCTGCGTGAGTTAATGCTCGACCCTGCTGTGACCAAAGTATTGCACTCCTGCTCTGAAGACCTGGAAGTATTTCAACGCTGGTTGGACGTAGTGCCTGCACCGATATTTGATACGCAAATTGCCGCCGCGTTTGCGGGTCTGGGGTTTAGCCTGGGTTATTCATCCCTGGTTAAAACCTTGCTCGCCATTGAAATTCCAAAAGATGAAACCCGCTCTGATTGGCTGCAACGTCCACTCAGTGTGGCGCAATTAAAGTATGCCGCCCTGGATGTCGCCCACATGCTGGTGGTCTACGGCAAATTATTGCAATTGTTAAAAGCCAATGAGCGGTTGGAGTGGGTAAAAAGTGACTGTGCCGATTTGGTGGCCAATGCCCGCAAAGCGGATGATTTTTTGGATGCCTACCAGAAAGTCGGTTTTGCCTGGAAGCTGCGCCCACAAGAATTGGCAGTGCTGCGCGATCTGTGTATCTGGCGTGAACGCGAAGCGCGTGCCCGCAATATTCCGCGCAACCGTTTAATTAAAGAACCTAGTCTGTGGGAAATTGCACGCAAAAAAGTGCAGGATCTAGCACTGTTACCCAAGATTCCGGATATTCCTTCGCGCACGGTTAAGCACGATGGTGAAACCATCGTAAAAATAGTTGTTGATGCGCTGAACTCGGCGGAAATCAGTTGGCCAGCGCGCTTGGATCCTCCGCTCGCACAGAGCGAGGGCCCGCTAATGAAAGCGCTGAAAAGTTTTGTGCGCGAATTTGCCGAGCAACAGCAAATTCCAGCGGAAGTATTAATTCGGAAAAAAGATTACGAATTTATTGTGCGCTCAGGGATGAAAGGCGGTACTTATCAATTACCCGTGCGTTTGCAAGGGTGGCGTTTTGGTTTGATTGGCGAAGGTTTGTTGCGTCTTGCTCAGACCCAAACGCTGTCTTAA
- a CDS encoding response regulator encodes MSNESKVSILLVDDDDVAAESVVRSLRKHAMDFPVVLARDGLEALEILRGDHTDLIIERPYLVLLDLNMPRMDGFEFLHEVRNDNNLRDSIIFVLTTSDADSDRTRAYHENIAGYMVKSAVGPQFAKLASLLDNYRSSVSLPG; translated from the coding sequence ATGAGTAATGAAAGCAAGGTTAGTATTTTACTGGTTGACGACGACGATGTAGCCGCAGAATCAGTGGTTCGCAGTTTACGCAAACACGCCATGGATTTTCCGGTGGTACTCGCGCGCGATGGCTTGGAAGCACTGGAAATATTGCGCGGCGACCACACAGATTTGATCATCGAACGCCCCTATCTGGTGTTATTGGACCTGAATATGCCACGCATGGATGGCTTCGAATTTCTGCATGAGGTACGCAATGACAACAATCTGCGCGATAGCATTATTTTTGTGTTGACCACTTCCGATGCTGACTCAGATCGTACCCGCGCCTACCACGAAAATATTGCCGGCTATATGGTGAAATCAGCGGTGGGCCCCCAGTTCGCCAAACTGGCAAGCCTGCTAGACAATTATCGCAGCTCAGTCAGCCTACCGGGCTAA
- a CDS encoding YbaB/EbfC family nucleoid-associated protein: MKGLGDLMKQAQQMQADMQKMQEDLAKAEVKGEAGAGLVSVVMTGRHDVKRVHIDDSLMREDKEMLEDLLAAAVNDAVRKIEQQNRDQMAKMTAGMGIPPDFKMPF, from the coding sequence ATGAAAGGTCTTGGCGATTTAATGAAGCAGGCCCAGCAAATGCAGGCCGATATGCAAAAAATGCAGGAAGACTTGGCGAAGGCGGAAGTAAAAGGCGAAGCCGGCGCAGGTTTGGTGTCGGTCGTGATGACAGGTCGTCATGACGTAAAACGAGTCCACATCGATGACAGTCTGATGCGTGAAGATAAAGAAATGTTGGAAGATTTACTCGCTGCGGCGGTGAATGATGCGGTACGTAAAATCGAACAGCAAAATCGCGATCAAATGGCGAAGATGACTGCCGGTATGGGCATCCCGCCCGATTTCAAAATGCCGTTTTAA
- a CDS encoding dicarboxylate/amino acid:cation symporter — MENITEYQYAWALYLAGALGCTLAAWLLFRRLGRVVTHFFVITVMVILFTPYAIDAEKMIMAPGVYTLVFGYFDGGFATIKPLLKVMLGIWALAQVLSLIYQMLTRGKRSKHQEDYHPYQQNSYEDEEDYNYNQRRADRNSGRGLSREERLARDELLHEEPIRAIR, encoded by the coding sequence ATGGAAAATATCACTGAATACCAATATGCCTGGGCGTTGTACCTTGCTGGGGCGCTGGGTTGCACTTTGGCTGCCTGGTTGCTGTTTCGTCGTCTGGGGCGTGTGGTTACGCATTTCTTTGTTATCACGGTGATGGTGATTCTATTTACTCCTTACGCCATCGATGCTGAGAAAATGATCATGGCTCCCGGCGTCTATACCTTGGTGTTTGGTTATTTTGACGGTGGCTTTGCGACGATTAAACCACTGTTGAAAGTTATGTTGGGGATTTGGGCGTTGGCGCAGGTACTGTCATTGATTTACCAAATGCTTACGCGTGGCAAACGCTCCAAACATCAGGAGGATTATCATCCGTATCAGCAAAACAGTTATGAAGATGAGGAAGACTATAACTACAATCAACGGCGAGCGGATCGGAATTCAGGTCGCGGGTTGTCGCGCGAGGAGCGTCTCGCGCGCGATGAGCTCCTCCATGAAGAACCGATTCGCGCGATTCGCTAA
- the recR gene encoding recombination mediator RecR, with amino-acid sequence MFSPLIDELMASLRCLPGVGPKSAQRMALHLLERDRVGAERLAASLQKAVAGVGRCQRCRTLTEQKFCGICANTRRDNGLLCVVETPGDVLAIEQAGTYQGKYFVLLGHLSPIDGIGPEDIGVDQLISLLQADPNHPEDRVREVILATNPTVEGEATAYYISERAKNLNVIVSRIAHGVPLGGELEFIDGGTLAHAFSSRRNL; translated from the coding sequence ATGTTTAGCCCGTTGATCGACGAACTCATGGCATCCCTGCGCTGCCTGCCTGGTGTTGGCCCCAAATCCGCTCAGCGTATGGCGCTGCATTTACTGGAGCGCGACCGCGTGGGTGCCGAGCGTCTTGCCGCCAGTTTGCAAAAGGCCGTTGCCGGTGTTGGGCGCTGCCAGCGCTGCCGCACACTCACCGAACAAAAATTTTGCGGCATCTGTGCGAATACGCGGCGCGATAACGGTTTATTGTGTGTGGTGGAAACCCCTGGCGATGTATTGGCTATTGAACAGGCAGGTACCTATCAGGGTAAATATTTTGTATTGCTTGGCCACCTTTCACCGATTGATGGCATAGGTCCGGAAGACATTGGTGTTGATCAGCTCATCAGTTTGTTGCAGGCCGATCCCAATCATCCGGAAGATCGCGTGCGCGAGGTGATTCTGGCAACGAATCCAACTGTGGAAGGCGAGGCGACTGCGTATTACATCAGTGAGCGCGCTAAAAATCTGAATGTGATTGTCTCGCGCATTGCTCATGGTGTTCCACTTGGTGGTGAGCTGGAGTTTATTGATGGCGGTACCCTTGCGCACGCGTTTTCATCGCGACGCAATTTATAA
- a CDS encoding YcgN family cysteine cluster protein has protein sequence MAQHVFWLAKTLEQMSPEEFESLCDGCGKCCLHKLEDEDTGDVYYTKVACRYLDHDTCRCQEYTNRQKLVEACAVLTSDSVKDTYWLPETCAYRLVAEGIPLFDWHPLISGDPETVHTAGISVRGRVVHEQSVDPDDLEDYVIRWVS, from the coding sequence ATGGCACAACACGTATTCTGGCTGGCAAAAACATTGGAGCAGATGTCGCCCGAGGAGTTTGAATCCCTCTGTGACGGCTGCGGTAAGTGCTGCCTGCATAAACTCGAAGATGAAGATACCGGCGATGTGTATTACACGAAAGTTGCCTGCCGCTATCTGGACCATGACACTTGTCGCTGTCAGGAATACACTAACCGTCAGAAACTGGTGGAAGCCTGTGCGGTCCTTACGTCAGACTCCGTCAAAGATACTTATTGGTTGCCGGAAACCTGTGCCTATCGCCTGGTGGCAGAGGGAATCCCTTTGTTTGATTGGCACCCGTTAATTTCTGGCGATCCAGAGACAGTGCACACGGCCGGAATTTCGGTGCGCGGGCGAGTGGTGCACGAGCAATCGGTAGACCCGGATGACTTGGAAGATTACGTTATTCGTTGGGTGAGTTAA
- a CDS encoding PAS domain S-box protein — translation MPPQGDSPKQPGYIRELLDAVPAGIIVTHQDGRISYLNAEAERLFGYARAELIEQSIDLLLPDRFNHNHAQLRQSYIDQPSTRYMGAGRDLYGKRKDNSEFPLEIGLRSLVADGEQFIVATIVNITRRKQLEERFSKVIDASPYGQLLVDEHGVIQMINPSLLRLFGYNRDELLGKSMDILLPERYRDGHEKLRAGYIQKPSLRPMGLGRDLTGRHKSGTEIPIEIGLSQVESDLGNLTLAVVTDISERKRLELNLKQANAHLEEFTYVASHDLKSPLRGISDLVEWIHEDLGDNTPEPVSKNIERIRLRIGRMERLIEDLLLYARAGKRAKESSIIDVASLISGIIEMHPIPAHFHIQQDIRIKEIIAAKIPLETVLRNLFSNALKHHSGIDPVISISAEASGSYCLFKVVDNGPGIPKGAQERVFRLFQTLSNSESSGSGIGLALAKRLTESHGGQIELISDDSGCSFHVWWPRFARKDIDE, via the coding sequence ATGCCACCTCAGGGCGATTCACCGAAACAGCCAGGCTATATCCGCGAACTACTTGATGCAGTGCCTGCGGGCATAATCGTGACCCATCAGGATGGACGCATCAGTTATCTGAACGCCGAGGCAGAGCGCCTATTCGGCTATGCGCGCGCAGAACTCATTGAACAGAGCATCGATCTCCTACTTCCCGACCGATTTAACCATAACCATGCGCAGCTGCGGCAAAGCTATATAGACCAACCATCGACCCGGTACATGGGAGCCGGACGAGACCTCTACGGTAAACGCAAAGACAATAGCGAGTTTCCCCTGGAAATCGGATTGCGCTCGCTGGTTGCAGATGGCGAACAATTTATTGTCGCCACTATTGTTAACATTACTCGCCGCAAACAATTGGAAGAACGCTTTAGCAAAGTTATCGATGCTTCGCCCTATGGCCAATTGTTGGTGGACGAGCACGGCGTTATTCAGATGATTAACCCCAGCTTGTTGCGTTTGTTTGGTTACAACCGCGATGAATTACTGGGTAAATCCATGGATATTTTATTGCCCGAACGCTATCGCGATGGCCACGAAAAATTGCGTGCCGGATACATCCAAAAACCCAGCTTGCGCCCCATGGGCCTGGGGCGGGATTTAACCGGGCGCCATAAAAGTGGAACAGAAATTCCAATCGAAATCGGGTTAAGCCAAGTAGAAAGCGATTTGGGTAACTTAACACTCGCGGTGGTCACGGATATTTCCGAGCGCAAACGCCTGGAATTAAATTTAAAGCAGGCCAACGCCCACCTGGAAGAATTTACCTACGTCGCTTCACACGATTTGAAATCGCCCTTACGCGGCATTAGTGATCTCGTGGAATGGATTCATGAAGACTTGGGTGATAACACGCCCGAGCCAGTCAGCAAAAATATCGAGCGAATTCGTTTACGAATTGGCCGAATGGAACGGCTGATCGAAGATTTGTTGCTCTATGCGCGCGCCGGCAAACGGGCAAAAGAATCAAGCATAATTGATGTAGCCTCATTGATTAGTGGCATCATCGAAATGCACCCGATTCCAGCGCATTTCCATATCCAGCAAGACATACGCATTAAAGAAATAATCGCGGCAAAAATTCCGTTAGAAACGGTGCTAAGAAACCTGTTCAGTAACGCACTGAAACACCACAGCGGCATAGACCCTGTGATTTCCATCAGCGCGGAGGCTAGTGGCAGTTACTGTTTATTTAAAGTAGTCGATAACGGGCCGGGTATTCCCAAAGGCGCTCAAGAGCGTGTGTTCCGCTTATTCCAAACTTTAAGCAACAGCGAAAGCTCCGGCAGTGGTATCGGCCTCGCCTTGGCCAAACGGCTAACCGAAAGTCACGGCGGGCAAATTGAATTAATAAGTGATGATAGTGGTTGTAGCTTCCATGTATGGTGGCCACGCTTTGCGAGGAAAGATATCGATGAGTAA
- a CDS encoding YcgL domain-containing protein: protein MKIICEIYRSPKEEGMYLYVKKEEGLSRVPEDLLKLFGKPQQAMVLLLTPGKKLANASAEKVAESLEEKGFYLQMPPRGERDADAERIRALNSKLSGH, encoded by the coding sequence ATGAAAATTATTTGTGAAATTTATCGCAGCCCGAAGGAAGAGGGCATGTATCTTTATGTAAAAAAAGAAGAAGGTTTGAGTCGTGTCCCAGAGGATTTATTGAAGCTATTTGGTAAACCACAGCAGGCTATGGTCTTGCTGTTGACTCCGGGGAAGAAGCTCGCCAATGCCAGTGCAGAAAAAGTGGCAGAGAGTTTGGAAGAGAAAGGTTTTTACTTGCAAATGCCACCACGTGGTGAACGCGATGCAGATGCTGAGCGTATTCGCGCATTAAATTCAAAATTATCCGGTCATTAG
- a CDS encoding vWA domain-containing protein: MRQLCFALVSAALLLSSPLWAEEIAKPLPADVRVVIDISGSMKKTDPQNLRKPAVDLIVRLLPDNSKAGIWTFGQSVNMLVPHRVVDQAWRTDGSQKASTINSIAMFTNIGGALDKAAEDYANPAKDYRRNIILLTDGVVDISKEAVVNLNERKRVLTEILPRLKASDYRIHTIALSGDSDQELMKKLSMATDGISEVADTADELMSTFLRIFDQAVPAERVPLDENGFLVDSSIQEFTALIFRRAEVPATIIVAPDGKEFSGTDPKHNVNWYRTDKYDLITVQSPLAGQWKVKTEMAPGSRVTVVSNLQLTVQPMKSNIKSGQSLDLAYSFQENGNTIINKDFLGVLTGEVLTSGGDSPEVKSTTLTMGTPDDGVFHQKLEGFAGQGEFDVKILIDGKTFKREFIHHLNISDSAFKLEKTIDESSGKKVYGYKLIADVETVDVGATTVKAIIKNSKANNLERDLNTIGNERWEFSFTPVQTAHYDISLSVAGKQIDGSPLTETIKADSFYFPDEASVLAAEQPASSVAASSSASSDAVVEKVDSAPEPEATEEDSNLWLYVGIGVGNILVIILGYFVYRLIAGGKDKDDSDEIEKTLKTDINSLKKPAAAPAEKTVIDVSDESDMGTIPMNDSAEGEMKMADDLMADNLFPLDNMEEPGDKDKT, encoded by the coding sequence ATGCGCCAGCTGTGTTTCGCCCTGGTTTCTGCCGCGCTGCTCTTATCCTCCCCTCTGTGGGCTGAGGAAATTGCCAAGCCCTTGCCAGCAGATGTGCGCGTGGTAATTGATATATCCGGCAGCATGAAGAAAACCGACCCCCAAAATCTGCGCAAGCCGGCAGTGGATTTAATAGTGCGGTTGCTTCCGGATAACAGCAAAGCTGGTATCTGGACCTTTGGCCAGTCAGTGAATATGTTGGTGCCGCATCGTGTTGTGGACCAGGCGTGGCGCACCGATGGCTCGCAAAAAGCCAGCACCATCAATTCTATCGCTATGTTTACTAATATCGGCGGTGCCTTGGATAAGGCCGCTGAAGATTACGCAAACCCCGCTAAAGACTATCGCCGCAACATTATTTTGCTAACAGATGGGGTAGTTGATATCAGCAAAGAAGCGGTGGTGAATTTGAATGAACGCAAACGCGTACTCACCGAAATTTTACCGCGTTTAAAAGCCTCCGATTACCGGATTCACACCATTGCTCTTTCGGGCGACTCTGATCAGGAATTGATGAAAAAGCTCTCCATGGCTACTGACGGTATTTCAGAAGTCGCTGACACTGCAGATGAGTTAATGAGCACTTTTCTGCGCATTTTTGATCAAGCGGTTCCAGCGGAACGCGTCCCTTTGGACGAAAATGGTTTTTTAGTCGATAGCAGTATCCAGGAATTTACCGCGTTGATTTTTCGGCGCGCTGAAGTTCCAGCAACGATTATTGTTGCCCCGGATGGCAAAGAGTTTAGCGGCACGGACCCTAAACATAATGTAAATTGGTATCGCACGGATAAATACGATCTGATAACCGTGCAATCACCGCTGGCGGGTCAGTGGAAAGTAAAAACCGAGATGGCTCCAGGTAGTCGCGTCACCGTAGTGAGCAATTTACAGCTGACCGTGCAGCCGATGAAAAGCAATATTAAATCCGGTCAGTCGCTGGATTTAGCTTATTCGTTTCAGGAAAACGGCAACACGATTATCAATAAGGATTTCCTTGGTGTGTTAACCGGGGAGGTGCTTACCTCCGGTGGTGATAGTCCTGAAGTTAAATCGACCACACTAACCATGGGAACGCCGGACGATGGTGTTTTCCATCAAAAACTGGAAGGTTTTGCTGGGCAGGGTGAGTTCGACGTAAAAATTCTGATCGACGGCAAAACGTTCAAGCGCGAATTTATCCATCACCTGAATATCTCTGATTCTGCGTTCAAGCTGGAAAAAACGATCGATGAGTCCAGCGGTAAAAAGGTGTATGGCTATAAACTGATCGCTGATGTGGAAACTGTGGATGTAGGCGCAACCACAGTGAAAGCAATTATTAAAAACTCTAAAGCGAATAATTTGGAGCGCGATTTAAATACCATTGGCAATGAGCGCTGGGAATTCTCATTTACTCCGGTGCAAACCGCGCACTACGACATCAGCTTAAGTGTTGCTGGTAAACAAATCGACGGCAGTCCACTCACGGAAACAATTAAAGCGGATAGCTTTTATTTTCCCGATGAAGCCAGTGTATTAGCTGCCGAGCAACCAGCAAGTTCAGTGGCTGCTTCATCCTCAGCATCCAGTGACGCTGTGGTAGAAAAGGTCGATTCTGCGCCAGAACCAGAAGCCACGGAGGAAGATTCCAACCTTTGGCTCTACGTAGGCATAGGCGTTGGCAATATATTGGTGATTATCCTGGGCTACTTTGTTTACCGTTTAATTGCGGGCGGCAAAGATAAAGACGATAGTGATGAAATTGAGAAAACCCTTAAAACAGACATTAACAGTTTGAAAAAGCCAGCTGCTGCTCCAGCAGAAAAAACGGTGATTGATGTATCCGATGAGTCCGACATGGGCACCATTCCCATGAATGACAGTGCCGAGGGAGAAATGAAAATGGCTGATGATTTGATGGCCGATAATTTGTTCCCGTTAGATAATATGGAAGAACCCGGCGATAAAGATAAAACCTGA
- the dnaX gene encoding DNA polymerase III subunit gamma/tau translates to MSYQVLARKWRPRVFREMVGQEHVLQALINALDHNRLHHAYLFTGTRGVGKTTIARILAKCLNCETGVSSEPCGQCSSCREIAEGRFVDLIEVDAASRTKVEDTRELLENVQYAPTRGRYKVYLIDEVHMLSNSSFNALLKTLEEPPPHVKFLLATTDPQKLPMTILSRCLQFNLKNMNPERIVQHLKFVLEQELVPYEESALWHLGRAADGSMRDAMSLTDQAIAYGSGKIAESEVSSMLGTIDQTAVYDIVTALASYDGRAVLAAVERMSEQAPDYASALAEMLAVLHRIAIAQALPEAVDNSHGDRERILQLSLQLPAEDVQLFYQTALLGRRDLPLAPDPRAGFEMVLLRMLAFKPQGVVDMPTQALPNSAAPVRPVAAAQVNTPAQNPAPVNTQQAVAQSAAPLQPPVAQAAAQPTATAPVNFTSVAAPANAGGSVPQVTAPQATAPQAMQESPPFDGPYDNVPDDEYAEYAQAPAYYEAPAEQAASQGVPEPKKSEAAQPPAAAILNSVLNSPATPAPVEVPTVAVKQAAPEPVRAKPVRKIPYDQAGPQEWTEIYLGLGVTGILQSTVANCQLIGRQGNAFQFVLDETNSTLFDVSHEKRLADLLTDYFAEPIRVSIQLGKVTAETPALMAIRLRAERQLQAEDSIKNDPIVLQLIAQFGATLREDTIQPIN, encoded by the coding sequence ATGAGCTATCAAGTTCTGGCACGCAAGTGGCGACCACGGGTTTTCCGCGAAATGGTGGGGCAGGAGCATGTTCTCCAAGCTCTGATTAACGCCCTGGATCATAATCGCCTGCACCATGCCTACCTGTTTACCGGTACGCGCGGCGTGGGTAAAACCACCATTGCGCGCATTTTGGCCAAGTGCCTGAACTGTGAAACCGGGGTGAGTTCCGAGCCCTGTGGTCAATGCTCAAGCTGCCGCGAAATTGCTGAAGGCCGGTTTGTCGATTTGATTGAAGTGGACGCGGCCTCGCGTACCAAAGTCGAGGATACGCGCGAGTTGTTGGAAAACGTTCAGTACGCGCCAACACGTGGCCGCTACAAGGTTTACCTGATCGACGAAGTGCACATGCTCTCTAACAGCAGTTTTAACGCACTGTTGAAAACACTGGAAGAGCCACCTCCTCACGTAAAGTTTTTGTTGGCAACGACTGATCCGCAAAAGCTGCCAATGACTATTCTGTCGCGCTGCCTGCAGTTCAATTTGAAAAACATGAACCCCGAGCGCATCGTCCAGCATTTGAAATTCGTGCTGGAACAGGAGTTGGTACCTTACGAAGAATCTGCCCTATGGCATTTGGGGCGCGCCGCCGATGGCAGTATGCGCGATGCCATGAGTCTTACCGATCAAGCGATTGCCTATGGTTCCGGCAAGATTGCCGAATCTGAAGTCAGTTCCATGCTCGGTACCATCGACCAGACTGCGGTTTACGATATTGTCACTGCACTTGCCAGCTACGATGGCCGTGCAGTGCTGGCAGCGGTAGAGCGTATGTCTGAGCAAGCGCCGGATTACGCCAGTGCCCTGGCGGAAATGCTTGCGGTATTGCACCGCATTGCCATTGCCCAAGCCTTACCGGAGGCAGTGGATAATAGCCATGGCGATCGCGAGCGAATCCTGCAATTGTCGCTGCAACTTCCTGCTGAAGATGTACAACTGTTTTATCAAACTGCCTTGTTAGGTCGCCGTGATTTGCCGCTGGCGCCGGATCCGCGCGCGGGTTTTGAGATGGTCTTGTTGCGCATGCTGGCATTCAAGCCGCAAGGCGTTGTTGATATGCCAACCCAGGCATTGCCAAATTCTGCGGCGCCGGTAAGACCTGTTGCGGCAGCACAGGTTAATACTCCAGCTCAAAATCCTGCACCAGTAAACACTCAGCAGGCAGTTGCTCAATCGGCAGCGCCCTTACAGCCGCCAGTTGCGCAAGCTGCTGCGCAACCGACAGCAACAGCGCCAGTTAATTTCACTAGTGTTGCTGCGCCAGCGAATGCTGGTGGATCTGTACCACAAGTCACTGCACCACAAGCGACTGCGCCACAGGCAATGCAAGAATCTCCGCCGTTTGATGGCCCTTACGACAATGTGCCTGACGACGAATACGCCGAATATGCACAAGCCCCGGCTTATTACGAAGCGCCAGCGGAGCAAGCGGCTAGTCAGGGAGTACCTGAGCCAAAAAAGTCTGAGGCGGCTCAGCCGCCTGCAGCGGCCATCCTAAACTCTGTACTGAATTCGCCTGCAACGCCTGCGCCCGTCGAAGTGCCCACAGTAGCTGTAAAACAAGCTGCACCTGAGCCGGTGCGCGCCAAGCCAGTTCGCAAGATTCCCTATGATCAGGCGGGTCCGCAGGAGTGGACGGAAATTTATCTAGGCTTGGGTGTGACCGGAATTTTGCAAAGTACAGTTGCGAATTGCCAGCTCATTGGTCGACAAGGTAACGCGTTCCAGTTTGTTCTGGATGAAACTAACAGCACGCTCTTTGATGTAAGCCACGAAAAACGTTTAGCGGATTTGTTGACAGACTATTTTGCGGAGCCTATTCGCGTGAGTATCCAGTTAGGAAAAGTCACCGCAGAAACACCTGCATTAATGGCGATTCGCTTGCGTGCCGAGCGACAACTGCAGGCGGAAGATTCCATCAAAAATGATCCAATCGTATTGCAGCTGATTGCGCAGTTCGGCGCAACTTTACGTGAAGATACGATTCAACCCATTAATTAA